The segment atttgagctcaagaGCTGCCCAAAAGTGGAATGATCTATGGTTCCTTCCCCTTCACTGGAAGTttttgaatggaagatggatgaCCAGAACTGCCATTTGCAatctgtctgtgtgaccttgattgggtaagtcacaacttcttggagccccagttttttctttagttagcacagtccctgacatatattaagtacttaattaaCACTTGTCAACTGACTGACTACAATGAGGGAagtggactaaatgacctctaaaaatGCCTTAGGCTCTACTATTCTATAAGAATTGTGTTATATAGAAGATTCTTGTTGAACTGTAAGTTAAATTTGAGGATCTGAGTTCCTTACAACCCTTCTATTCTTTGATACTCAAAAAGAAACCAAGAGAGAAACCTAGATAGAGCATCAGAGATCTGGGGGAAAGTGGAATCAAAAacagagatccagaaagagaaacaacaAACCAGAGACAAGAACATGtgattaagaaaagagaaagataatcaACACAGAGCGACCACAAcagagactcaaagaaaaaaaaaacaagagcagAACCAAGCACACAGAGACGAAAAATGCCAAGAAGAAAGTTATGAAAGTGAGAAACAAGAGACCAAAGGGAGGGATGAGCTGTcaaggaacagagagagacaaaagggAAGGGAGACGGTTCCAAGTATGGGAGCCCTGTGCTAAAGCAAAAAGTGGACAAGTGGCTCACCCCAGTCTTTGTGCTTCTTGTAGTCACAAAACTCCACATTATCAGGCTTTGGGTAGGAGATATAAGCACACCCACACCTCTGGATCATGCTTTCCTGGAAGCAGGAGTGGACACACACCTAGGGGAGAAAAGCAATGCAGGGGGGGAGGAGCTCAGACTGTGGACTACATCCTTTCCCTAGTGACAACCCCACCtcagggaagagaagaagagagaaagaaagggcaaactCCTCTGTACCATGTATTCCCACAATTCATAACAacctggggaaggggagggtgacCCTGGCTACTGAGTCTTGAACTGACTTGGAAGATGTGGGGAGCATAGGAGAGAGGAGTCATAGAACTGAGACCTCACCTGCTGCGTATACTTGGAAGAATAGAAGTTGGTGACATTGACGTCGCTGCTGCCATTATTGGTACAATCCCCATAGTTACCCCCAAGTCGGTCCAGGGTTTCCTGTCCACCCCACCCAAATCCAGAAAGGTCTAAGTCAAAACATTTAGCCTTTTCCCTACCCCAGTGCTCTGTTCTCCCTGGCTGGATCCTCAGGGCTTACACTTAAATCCACCAGCCCCCACAATCCTATGACAACTAATAAATTCCTATGTCTTTCAGCCGTCATCCCAATGTCTAGCTCCCTATTCTTCTCAAGTCCTCCAGAGCCTTTCTTCCCTCTTAGCTTCCAAGCACTAACAGTTACATCATTTGATTCTGATCCTCAGAATGCCCCTTTCCATCAGTTCCTAATCCCCAGGATAACCATGTCCCTGATGTCTGCTCCTCAGGATCCCCAACTCCTAGTGGATGCACATTCTATATATTTATTCTGTAGGAACCCTACACTCTAACTTACTCTTAATTTGACATTGAGACACAATTATTCCCCTTCAGAATGTGGTCCCAAGTTATTGCTGAGGCCCTTTCCAGCCATCTTAATTGCCATCTGTACTCTTCATATGCCTGAGAtgcttcttctcttttgttcctATACTCCTCCCACCCCACACCCAAGGCTCTAGGCATAGTGCCCATGCCTTTCTCATGCTGATAGATGTCTCCACTCCTGGTCGAATGTTGAAGCCACCATCATCCATGAATGCTGGCTCATCTTGCCCATGCACCATCACCCTGGCCCCTGTCACTGTGGACAGCAGTGGGATGAAGTCATTTCTCTCTGTTCGTAGTGTCAGGGACAGACCTAGAGGGGTTGGCAAGGCaagaaagaatttatgaaaaGGAGAATGTGGCACTCAGGACTAAGGGGAAGTAAATCATCCCTGCCTCACTCCAATCTTTTCCAGCTCCCCAAAATTTAAGGGAATaaggtcaggaagaactggggTCAGGAGGGTCACAGAATTTGTGAACCATTGTCATGGCAATAACACCAATCAGTAAGAACAATTGGAACCAGATCCTATCAGTTCTGTGATGAATTTGGGCATGTAACtcatgtgagagggaaaaatccAATATGCCGCCCCTCCAAAATGGACTGGATTTGCTATGGAACTGCAACtaagggaaaaggaaatccagCTGAGGAAACCTGGCATGTGGACTGGGGAAAACAGGGTAAGATGTGAGGAACAGGAGTAGCTGAATGGAGAGAAAGCCTAGGAGTGTCTTACCATTATTGATCCCAGGTGTAGAGGACATCCAGATGTTGGAGTCATTCTTGCCATTGAAGGTGTAACAGTTTCCATACATGGGGTGATGAAACTGGGAGTAATTCCTGAGCAGTGGAGAGAGAATAGggttagaggaagaagagaagagacagGGAAAGGAAATGGGAATTGGGCTGGGTACAAGAAGAACCTCTCACTTCTCTCCCCTGGACTCCTGTAGTACCTACTGTCTGGTGCCACTTGTTTGGTTGTTATTTGACAACTCACAGTCAATCCAATTGAACAAATAATTAGGTGGATTCACTCTGCTAAACcacagaaaaacaaagaggaaCAAGACAGGATCCCTaccctccaggagtttacaatctagcagGCATGAAGAtacatgtaatggtaatttaaacgggaagatctttcccattcattcataggctcatgtgacctgcttaaatcacatggaggagcttgctgaataggtggaatAAGAAGAAGTGGAActagagcagagctaagaggGAATTGGTCAGaatctagtcagagctaggaaggatgcaggcaagcaggcagctggctactGTGAGTGAAAGatcttgtttgtgattttgtttaagggaacctacttgtgatttgtttaatgaagCTGGTGTGGGAGAAGCCTAgcatggggaaggcttggggatggtgttgttctctgcattattattgttactataatggatttgactttctggtgtctgaataaatgtttttgttctgtcttccatgtggagaggcTATTGTATAtagtgattcagaattgtgccaggatattcatagCCAccgtaggtgctgtgaatatcacattggcgctACAATATGTAATAAGtatattttagaacataaatGCCAATAAGTGACACAAAGTggcatttggggaaaaaaatcatttccagcAACTTAAAACTTTTGCCTTGTCAGTTGACTTTTCAAGAAGTCAGTGTTATATATGCTATCAGATTATAAATTCTCTGAGagaaagcacctagcacagtctCTGTACATAGTTTCTGCTCCCAAACCAGTTTTTGAATGAGAGAGGCTCAGGAAAGAGCAGGAAGAGAGTCTTCTCAAGAAAAGTAAAGGgttggtaaaagagaaataaagcatGATTAGAAAGAGGACTATTGACTAAAAGGCCCCCTGACCATCCCCTCCCAATAATACTCTGAGCTCTGAGAGAAGGTTCCACCACAATCCAAATTATCATTGTTATCAATAGTTTCTGTAACTGGAAGAaccatcttcccctcctccctaaaTCTGGTTGTAGACAGTTGGTAGGAGTGAGGGAAATCCTGCACAGACCCAGGCTGCGGAGTCTCTGTAACTATTTGTCGATGACTTATAGACTTTAGGAGCAAGAAGGCAGTATTGTATGTTGGAAATAACTCTGAGCTGGGTATCAGTAGACCTGAGTTTCTGAGTTCTGATTCTATCACTAACTAGCCTTGGACAAATCCTTTACCTTCTCTGGacttaaattttctcatctctaacatGAGAAAATTGGACTATCTAATCTCTGAATTCTCTCTGAGTTCTAGCTTTAGCATTATCCTAGGGTGAACTCATCTCTTTCACACTCCTCCTCCCAGACTCTCCCAGATCTTATCCTAAATGTCAAGGTATAACTGAACTATGAACTATTAGGAAAGATGGAGTCCATGATGGGAGGAACAAGGGCAAGAAGGAAGAGCTTCAGAACCATTCAAGGTCAGGAAATGAGAGACAGATTAGAGACGGGGAGAGTCAGAGCCAGGTGGAGTTGTGAGGGAGGTATGGGCTGATCAAGAGCCAGGTGCTCTGAATACCACACCCTCCCAGGTGGCAAGATCTGTCCTTAAACAAACATCAGCTTCAAGTTAGAAAAGAAAACGTGGTTTGGAAAAgtaggagaaatggggagagaagggTGTCACAAGATAGCTAGGGGGCAGAGCAGTTGGGACACTTGCTGTTTTCTTGCAAGGCCTAGCGACCCAGTATAATAGGTATCAGATGCTACCTTAGAAGAGATTCTATTGAGGGATTTTGAGAGGATGAGAGTGATCATGTGAGGACTCTCTACTGAAGAAGTTTTAGGAAAAGGTTAAATTAGTAGGAGCAGATCACAGAAgtttgagttggaaaggacctacAACATTCCAGAATGACTTCTGTTGTAGACCAGAATACTGGTGGAGACAGAGAATCCTGAAATAACAACAATCTTCCTCCCgccccaccccccccacacacacatctacacacactcacacacacaccacatccTAGCCTACACTATGTGAGCCAAGAAACTATAGTTCAAACCTGGAATAGTGTAAACTACCTTTCCCCCAGGTGGATTGACCTGAGATCTAGCTCTGGGCCCCAGAACAAGAATAACAAAAGGTGTTTTTTTAGGACTCTGGCAGGAGCTGAGACCCCCACATAGGGAACATTCTTGTAGACTGCTCTTAACCTCCTTGCCTATTACTTTTATTTCCTGAACTGCTTTTAACTGccttgaaaactatttttaccctggtatattggaatggtttgtaatagaaatatttttcatttgaaccCTCAGGCTACAATCCTCATTGTACCAGATGCCAAGTGCTTCTCTCTGAGCCCCTCCAGTGAGCCAGAACCCACCACATCTCAAGAAGATCACATCATTTGGGGATAGCTATAactgttaggaagttcttccttatattgaATAAAAACCTGCCTGTCTGAAATATCCACCCACTAGTCCTAGCTCACCCCGCTGAGTCTATGCAAAATGTCCTACCCCTCTATCACACTAGCCTTTTGATAACCCTTCAAGTATGTGCAGAAATCAATTGACACCCTATCCAAAATGTCTTCTCTTTGCCAGCCCTGTTTCCTTCAACTTATATAACATGGTCATCTTCCTCTGGACATATTCAGGCTTATCTGtgaccccacccccaacctctgAAGCTAATTAACATAATACTATGGATATGGTCTAGTCTGATGAGGACCAATTTACAACAATCCTAACCACTTCCCCCATTCTGAACCTGTTTTTAATGCAACCTGAGAGGATgcagaggggaggaaaagggaggggagaacaaGATACAGAGCAGGTCTCTCATCCACCCTAACTTGTCCACAAACTTTCCCTTTTTAAACCCCTTAAGAAATTGGGCAGCTGCTGGAACCTCTCTGGGATCTATGCAGAGTCAGAAAATAACAACGACATAGGAACTAAACAGACAGACCAACACACCAGTTCTCTACAGACTGCCCTAACCATCACACAACCCAGTTCTCAGACACAATCACAggattcagagttgaaagggattttTATACAGGTAGTAATGGGACTGCTTAAGAGTATTCATTTACTAACAAGAAAAGCAAGGGTGCAAGCTTAGGCCCTATTGCTCTAAATCCACAAAGGTTGGGGAAGCAGTTAAGTTATCATGGCACCTGGGGATGAACAGGAGTGCTCAAGGGGAAAGTGAGCCCCAGTCTAAGAGGAAGAGGGCCAaaaggtggggggcagggagaaagcGGGGAAGAAGTGGAAAGGAACTTACCCTTCATTGCAGGATGCCTGGTTGAAGCGACAGGCAAAGATGAAATTTCCCAATGCGGCTTCATTCAAATCTTGGGAGTCCAGACGAGCCAGGATGTTGATAAAATGAAAGCGATACCACTCTCGAACAGCATCCACCCCTGAAGAGTAGGTCTGGTAGAAGCAGTCTGATTTGTTCTTGTTACACTGAGACAAAAGTACCAAAGAAGGGttagaagaaaggcagaaaggagacaggaagagaagaaaaggtggGTGGCCTCAGGGACCAGGTAGGAAATCCTCAGGTCTGAGACACTAGAGTGCTATTGAAAGAGATCAGGTAATcagtggtggggagggaaggaagagagaacaagaagagaaaacagaagctcgTGGATTAAGCTCCAGTCCAGAAAGTGGGGAAGAGAATTAGTAGATCAGCCTAGGTGGCAGGAAAAGAGAACATTTCATAGGGACAACAGGGCTCAGGAAAGtcggcaagggtggggaacctgtggcctcaaggccacatgggactttctaggtccttgggggtggccttttgactgagtccaagttttacagaacaaatccttttattaaggggatttgttctgtgaagtttggattaagtcaaacggcttcacttgaggacctagagggccacatgtggccttgagaccacaggttccccactcctagcATTATAGtatagatggaaggaaataataataattcctatttaatatatttaactGGTATAGCACTTCTTTATTATTCAAAGTTCTTCCTCCTTTATTAGACCACTTTTATTTTATGATAGCCCAGTTAAGTGGGGCAAAGAGgaaatggtttctttttcctACTTAAAAATCAGGAAGGTCCAAAGAGGTTGTTGCTGTTAATTAATaataagcattcatatagcactttaagatttgcaaagcactttacaaatataatcttatttgatcctcacaaccactctgggaggtaggtgctattataatttcccactttacagataaggaaactgaggcaaataaaggttatcTGACTTACTAAGGTTCACATGGCTAGTTTAGTATctgaggatttgaattcagatcttcctaattccatgtCCAGTCCTCTAGCCACTGTTCTACCTAGCTAAAGTGATTTGTTTCAGTCACATGGTGAAATGGTGTCCAAGTCAAGAATAGATCTCAGTCTGGAGCTATTTCCATTAGACCAAATGCCTGAAATTTGTGGTAGTCCCTGAAGTCACTGATGGAGGTAATAATCACTCTCTCCTTCgtgtacttttttctttcttttcctcttctctttctacccTTTCTAGACTTGTTACCTTTCCCCCAACCTGAACGTGGCTGCTCTTCCCATTTCAAGGTGCCCAGAGCAGAGAAGGGGCCTCCACCTAGGACTTGGGCTGGTCCCCAAACCATACCAACATGGTTTCAGGAGGTCCATGAACttcaacagaaaaagaattacatctgtatttcaatataattggttttctttcaaTCCTATGTATTCAgttaatgaaattaaaaacataattctgagagaGTCCAGAGGCATCACCAGGCTGACtgccaaagagatccatgacacCCAAAAGCTAAAGAACCCTTACGTTCAAGTATGTTGTTTCTTTATAAGGGATTTTCCAAAGCAGATTTCAATCCATAACTCAAAGAGCCAAATGAATATTTTACAAACTGTAACTACAACAACACAGGAAAAAACAgcacagattttattttttaacccacAGTTACTGGGGTAGGAGGGCCAGGGAGAAGGTCCTAGCATCTGGTAGACTAGAATGTTGATTGAGGAGGtcaggaagccaggagacaaaagagaaaagaaggagagaaaggtcCTGTCACCAGActaaaaacatttgaaaataaacTTAGAGTAGATGAAAACAAAAGAGCAGATAGAAGAAGAGCAATTAAGGAAGACACGGTACCACGAAGCAGGACTATAAGTAGTCATTTTTGCAACTGGAGCAAACAGCATGAGCTACATGGAGTGGAGGACTCATGAATAGTCCAGGGTTGCTACTGGGAAAGCAGATGGGATTGGGACTGGGGGGAGCTTACCTTGGTTGTGGCCATCTTGGAGAGAAAGACCCTGGCACACTGAGAAGCCACTGCTGAGAAGGTCATCCAAAGGTAGGGAGACTTGGGATGGAACTGGATACAAGCTCACCTGAGATGCAGGAAGCTCCTGTGGCTCCTATTAACTAATAATTCTTGCTAACAAAGAGCTAAGTTGTCCATTCTTACACTGCTGAAGGATTACAAACACTGTCAGCACTCTCTAAATTCTAGCATCCTAAGACAAAGTCCTGTTCACCACACCTTGTTAAAACCCTACAACCCTAAAAGTGGACTGGGAAAGCCTAGTCGTTCATTCATCAAGGGACATCTAGatgtctttctatttctctaacaGCACAAATTATGTTCTGCAAGTTATTTGCGCATGCTTCTTGCATTCCTCTTAGGAATACAAATTGTATTCTGCCTTGTATAAGTGACTtactttctcatggttccttccatttgttctaattcttctatacaacatgactaatgtgaaaatatgtttaataagaatgcatatgtagagcctatattggattgcacactgtcttgagggggagagaggaaggaggcagagaaaatttaaagcttatggaagtgaatgttgaaaaccaaaaatatattaatttataaaaatattttttttaaagttacttgCTCATGTATCTTATACTCTTCTTAGATCATTTGGTCATGATCTAAGGAGCACTTCCATCCCCAAATGGTTCAATGTCCCTCAAATGCTCTGATATGGTTAGAGTCCTGagttttacattcatttttgtgTGTCCTGCAGCATTCAGTAAAATGTCTTTCATATAACATATGCTCAGTAAAGATTTATtagataaatgaacaaatgagtgAGTGGATAGAATCAGGAGATTGGACCTCACTAAGGAAAGAAATTGGAATAGAGAGTTGAAGGGTAGAGGGGGGCAAAGAGACCTGGAAATGAGGATAGCCAGGGGAGTAGATGAAGACAAGAGTCTGAGCAGGGACTTACCAAGATGAAGCCAATCTTCCAGTCGTTCTTATCCACCTGAGGGTTGTTCTCCTGGACACCTGAGGCTCGGTGATGGTGGCTGGGCTGAGGGTCCGGAAGCCTAACTAAAGGATAGGGCAGGGTGTCCTGGAGCTCACGTCTGAGCCGAGCCTTGTTGGAGGAGCTATGGGATGAGTTGTACTTGTAAAGGTTAAAAAGCGTCTGTTCTGTGATGCGATCCAGGTCTTCCAGTTCCTCTTGGATTTTAGTGTACCTGGAAAAGACAAGTTTCTTGTAGGAGTCCTGTCAAGAGACTACCAGTCcctcacaaaaaaataaaaggggaggggagcagctaggtggcacaacgcatagagcactggccctggaatcaagaaaacctgagttcaaatccagcctcagacacttgacgcttactagactgagcaagtcacttaatttaatCCTAatgtctttgcaaaaaaaaacaaaacaaaacaaaactactcGTGTTCCAAGGAAAAACAGGAACAGAGTGGGAAGTGTCTCTCTGTCACATTTACATGAATAGAGGTGATTCCCCTATTCTCAGAATCATACAACTGGAAGGAATCGTTTGGccccagggattcttaaccttatCTAATGTGGAAAGATTTTAGCAGTCCATGAAgttagatggggaaaaaaaaattacatctttattttcactaacctcccACTGAAATGTATCACTTCCTTATcactcttattttgcagatgaagaaactgagacccagagaaatccAGTGACCGCCAGAATCAATGAGCTAGTAAGTCTTCAGATCCTGAATTTTGAACTCAGCTATTCTGTTTCCAGTGCCATGATCTGTACTTCATGGTCCTCTTGTTACCCCCAAAGTTTTCACACTGGGGACAGGGAAGAATGGGGGGAAGAAAGCAGAGGGGAAATATGAAAGGCACATGTGTCTTTCTGGGGTTGAAATATGGAAGCTGGTAAATTTTGTAATTAGTCAACCAACTACATATATTGAacatctgtttaccaagaaattCTATCTGACTCCCTCCCAGTGAGAGCTTAATTTCTCTAACAAATAGGGAACAATGAGGAAGGCAATAGGCTGTTTGTCCAGTGGTATGTAAAGAAACATTTTCCCTCTTCACTTTTTCTGGGGCCAGAGACAGAGATCCACAGGGGCCTAAGTCCCTGAATGCTTTCCTATCATGAAACCACTCTCACTTCACTGCCTAAGGTTGTCTAAGCCTGAATATCTTATTTCAGCAGTTTGTGGGGATACTTAGGGGAAGGCTCCATTACTCCTATAACCCTAAGGAGAGAGCTAAAGTATTATATATGTCACTAATTTATTATCAAGGGACTTCCTGTGACCCCATGTCATCCGACAGCCCTGACCATTTCACCGCAGCTCTATTATCTGTAGGTGACAAGATCTAGACCACAACGGACTTAATCCTTTCAGCTTGTACTGCCCTAATTGCCCTACTCTATGTCTAAGCTGGTTCCAGCTCATATACATTTTCTTGACATCAGGTTACAATCTGCTTGTCTTTCATCCCTCTTTTGCCCTGGCTTTTTTGCAGTCCTGGAACCATAATCAAGTCAATATTCCCACTGCTACTGGAAATGGTGGGTCGAAGTATTCTCCTTTTCAAACCAAAACGTTCCtgccagggtgtgtgtgtgtgactgggAAAGAtcgaaggcaaaaggaaaaggggatggcagaggatgagataaaTAGTGTCataaaaacaacaaacatgaacttggacagatttcaAGAGGTAAGGGAGGACAGAGAGGTCTGGTGTGCTATATGATCCATGGGGTCCTGATAAGTCAAACATGAGTGAACAGCTGAAAAACAGTAACAcggtttcttgaggacagggtcaATCTCATTTTTGTAGATGTCCTTCTACTGCTTAGCATAATGTCTTCAACAGGCATGTAGGATTTGTGCCCAGGTATACCATTATATCTtcaaaaaaaagtcttattttgtgtctcattttagatgtttttattttgaagtaaAGTCCAGTTGCtagctttaaaaattaagtttcttTAGTCAAAATTTATTTCCTTAGTTTGATGGGGAAAAGGTCCATTCAATAACATTCACCtttcaaaaaagcaaataaaactcCCTATTCTCATGTGTATCTATTCACTACTGAATCCTGTACTGTATACCATAGTCATTCACACTTGGctcattgtatatattttacttCTGCTTCATATATACCAGTCTCTTCTGTTAAActgtgaaaatggaaaaataatctgTCTATACAGGAGACCTGCAATTTTATCCACTGACTGCGGTTTCCTTGTTGCCTATAACCCTGCCAGCTCCTCTTTCCAGACACACACTCCTCCTGCTTCTCAGACCAATCCTTCTCTGTCATCATCTCTATGCCATTTactcccaaatctacatatctaatcttcttctttctcttgacttccagtctcacatctcaaACTGTCTTACTGGACATCCCCACAATGAGATCTCAGGagtatctcaaattcagcatgtccaaaatatGGACCTAAACCTACCTGACTCCTAGCATCCCTATTTCTGGGCAAGACCATTCTTCTAATAATCCAGGTGTGCAACCAAGGAGTGACTGTCTGCTCTACTCTCATTAGCCTCCCCTCGCCCATATCTAGTCTGCGGCTAAATCATACTGCCTCTACTACCATAtttctcacatctgtccccttttCTATACTTGATACCACAACCACCctggttcaggcccttatcacctctcaatTTGTATCACCTCTCAATTGCTCTCCCTACCTTTAGGCTCCCTTCCTCCAgttcaaattgatattcctaaagtttAATGTTGTTCCCCAGCTCAAGAggtttcaatggctccctactgcATCTAGGCAAAAATACAAACCCCAATTCATAGCCTCCAGTTATTCCTTCACAGCCTGGCTCCCACCTATCTCTCCAGGCAAACTACACTTTATTGCCATCTTCTTATGTTCCCATCAAACTGGCCTCTTTCCTGTTAACTTCTATCTCCCTTTACTTTGCCTTGGTATGGGGTGTCTCCCAGCTTCTCCTTTTTTGGTTTGACCTCTTAGAACTGTTAGCTCAAGTACTATCTCTTATAGAGACCTTTACTGATTTCTCCAGTTGTTTGTGTCCCCCATCCCTCAGAAAATTACTTTATgtcttaaataatttttatattcagTTATCTGCATCCATGTTATTATGTCATCCCCCCTGAGGATGGGGGCTGTTTTGTTCTTAACTTTGTATGCTCAGGGTCTATCACATTCCCTGGAAGTCACATGGGTGTTTAATCAActcttatttaattgaattgaatatgaagttTGAGGAAGAGTGGGAAAAGGTCAAAATAGCCCCATAGGGAGTCAATAAGAAAGGACTTTCCATTTGCCCCAGCGGGAAACCAAATGAGATCAAAGAGCATGAGGCAGCAGGTCCAATCAAACAACATGTTTCACAAGCACTGGTCAGAAGTGTGGTATTGGGAAGGGAGAAACTGAATAGTGAGGATGAGGTCCCCCCATTCTAGGAGGCTGGTGTGATGGTCACCAGAAAAGAGGAGATTGAGGCCAAAGTATTGGAAGGGTCATCTACATGGATGCTGAAGTCACTTTGGGAAATTATTGAACAGAGGATCCACGACACACAATTAAAGGATTAGAATTGTAAATAGAATGGAAGAGGCCTTGAGAGGCAGAGGGCTGAGGTCAAGAGATAATACTGGAAGAGATTGACTAAAGGGATAATCATTGACTTTGCAGCAACGGGGGAAGTGGAtggtacaaatattatttcagttgtacagattaggaaactgagactacaAGACTatgagtgaaatgatttgcccgtAGTCACGCAGTGAGTGTCAGAATTAGGATTCATCTgcaaatctcctgactccatgaccaGCTCTCTTGCATGCCATTTATCAAGGGAAGTTATGGAATGGGGTATTACAGGGTAGAGTTTCAAACTAGGTAAACTCTAAATTCCTTTCCTATTTTGGAATCCTATGGTTCTTCTCTCTATACTGCTTCATCCCCTACTAGAACTGGAGTGACCATAATTCTTGAACTAAGCATTGTCTGACAAAGGATAACTCTTTAGCAAAgcctccattttttccccctgaaaattAATGCAGTCTCAGAACATCCAGGACATATAGTGACTGTAAAGATAAGGCCCTGCATAGGTTGGTGGGTGTTCAAATCATGGTACTCAATGACTTGAGAGT is part of the Notamacropus eugenii isolate mMacEug1 chromosome 3, mMacEug1.pri_v2, whole genome shotgun sequence genome and harbors:
- the SCNN1A gene encoding epithelial sodium channel subunit alpha isoform X2; the protein is MLMRLLSLPSWAGWLAGPLHLSGPMKEDKVEHEGQHPEPGGPQEEEEEGLIEFHHSYRDLFQFFCNNTTIHGAIRLVCSKHNRMKTAFWAVLWLCTFGMMYWQFGLLFGQYFSYPVSLNINLNSDKLVFPAVTVCTLNPYRYTKIQEELEDLDRITEQTLFNLYKYNSSHSSSNKARLRRELQDTLPYPLVRLPDPQPSHHHRASGVQENNPQVDKNDWKIGFILCNKNKSDCFYQTYSSGVDAVREWYRFHFINILARLDSQDLNEAALGNFIFACRFNQASCNEGNYSQFHHPMYGNCYTFNGKNDSNIWMSSTPGINNGLSLTLRTERNDFIPLLSTVTGARVMVHGQDEPAFMDDGGFNIRPGVETSISMRKETLDRLGGNYGDCTNNGSSDVNVTNFYSSKYTQQVCVHSCFQESMIQRCGCAYISYPKPDNVEFCDYKKHKDWGYCYYKLQDAFSTDNLGCFAKCRKPCLVTSYELSAGYSRWPSATSQDWVFQMLSIQNNYTISSKSGVAKLNIFFKELNYKTNSESPSVTMVTLLSNLGSQWSLWFGSSVLSVVEMVELILDFLVITFFLLLRKFRSRYWAPSHTTQAGREVAMDSSLPS
- the SCNN1A gene encoding epithelial sodium channel subunit alpha isoform X1, whose protein sequence is MKEDKVEHEGQHPEPGGPQEEEEEGLIEFHHSYRDLFQFFCNNTTIHGAIRLVCSKHNRMKTAFWAVLWLCTFGMMYWQFGLLFGQYFSYPVSLNINLNSDKLVFPAVTVCTLNPYRYTKIQEELEDLDRITEQTLFNLYKYNSSHSSSNKARLRRELQDTLPYPLVRLPDPQPSHHHRASGVQENNPQVDKNDWKIGFILCNKNKSDCFYQTYSSGVDAVREWYRFHFINILARLDSQDLNEAALGNFIFACRFNQASCNEGNYSQFHHPMYGNCYTFNGKNDSNIWMSSTPGINNGLSLTLRTERNDFIPLLSTVTGARVMVHGQDEPAFMDDGGFNIRPGVETSISMRKETLDRLGGNYGDCTNNGSSDVNVTNFYSSKYTQQVCVHSCFQESMIQRCGCAYISYPKPDNVEFCDYKKHKDWGYCYYKLQDAFSTDNLGCFAKCRKPCLVTSYELSAGYSRWPSATSQDWVFQMLSIQNNYTISSKSGVAKLNIFFKELNYKTNSESPSVTMVTLLSNLGSQWSLWFGSSVLSVVEMVELILDFLVITFFLLLRKFRSRYWAPSHTTQAGREVAMDSSLPS